The Cydia splendana chromosome 7, ilCydSple1.2, whole genome shotgun sequence genome contains the following window.
gctcaaatcaaaatcggtttgctattttttttattcaactattactattatcagccaaaactacaaatgctagaaagttgaaatgtacacaccaggttacatttataatgtctacaagagataagaagcgattttgaaaaattcaacccctaagggggttaaaaaggggatgaaagtttgtatggggttcatgttttattttaagctaggaattgcaaacttcgttaaaagatatattattgaaatacaagaaaactaatttcagcgtttttgaaaattcgtcccctaaggtggcgaaataggggtAAAATATGTATGGCGATCAAAATTTTTTACGagtgtggggcttgaaactttgtatatgcatattatattattagaatacaagaaaagtaatttcaacgtttttaaaaattcatcctctaacggggttaaaaaggagttgaaagcttgaatccattacaaattactttcactgccccccctgcctacctgccagggggtggcggatgtctaccgggctaaattagcttagctttacgtatattacatctgtgctaagtgaattcatccgataccaaaatttgcaccttatgacactacttcccgtaCTAATAGTGTTTGTTACTGTTGTGTAACTCATACTttagctacttctgctgctgaatGTAGATGAACTAGGACACGCAACTTTGTTCGAAAGAACACTGAGAAAATGAAATggctagaaataaataagtttttgctgTCTACAACCGAGTGACTTGGCTCGGAGGGAGCCTGCAAAGTTCGTTGTCAAAATCAAAGAAGTCGACTAGGTTAACGTAAGTTGGTAAAATTAtgcaattaaatttattaaaagtaaataacACGCATTTATATTCACTAAGACTTGAAAACAAATTAGTACTTGGTTAAAACAACCTAGAACGTTTAGCAATAATTGCTTGTTTGACAATTACAAAGCTTAATTCCGCATTTTAAATAAGTCTCAGAGTTGTATTcaactaaataaattttaacgAAGCCAAATTGGTACTTTGCTAGAGCTTATTTTTTCCGTGAAGACTTCATCAGCTTATAATGAGGCTTACTAactgcataattgttttctcgATGGTACAATGAAAAATTCCCTCATTATGAATTTCTAGTATCGCGTATTATATAAGAAAGGATTTTTTCCTATCTGTCGCATCCCTAGGAGGAAAATCTGTTTGTTCTTGAACAAGCTCAGCAAAGAACGAATTGTTGAGTCCGAGTCAGTTATGTCGGCATCCTTTTACAAACGGTTTCAGTGGAATCcaattacataggtacctactaaagtattagtttctttgaaataaaaaagCTCGCCGCCCTACCTATTGGTTTCAttgcaaatatattttatacgttttaggttTAGCAGCAAAAAATATAGTAGGAGCTGAAATATTATCCCTTTCTACACTTTAAAGAggcaaataatgtaaatataatatatttttcttaaaaagtTCCGGAGAGGAAATTTTATAGCGAATATTCCATTGAAAAGAGCGTGCTGGGAATAcgtatataaatacaaaatatagaATAAAATAGACCTATTTTTATACAGTGAAGTGTAATTAAACTTTTGATGATTCTGTCGGGATTGATCAATTTTGAGGAAAaactttagttttatttaataccATCACGCTGTACTATTATAATAGAaactaaatataattaaatagatGCCTACCATTGAAAATAAATCTTCAATGGATAGAAGATCTCAAAATAACTGTAGTtaaaatatataacaatattttttaaaagcttATTGTatccaaaatattgtttatacAGAAAAGTTTAAGGTGCGTACATGCTACTTTTATAGATACTAAGTTCAATTCAATTAACTATCCTGCTTAATCTTAACTATtatcctgcgcaacttcctgcattttaaatttgtatgtAGATATTATCGGGTATTTCAGAAAGTATAAGCACAAGCTCCAATCGATATAATACAatatttttcttaaattttacaattacTTATTAGTCAGTATTAAAACTATTAAATTTCTACTTATTTTGCAACAAATTCAGGTACACTGACATCGTCAACCGTAAGCCAGAAATCGCAACTTGGATGGAACCCTCGACATAGGTACGCTTCAGCACAGATTTAATATTTCTGATGTCTTTGGATACTTCCAACCAGTTTTATTGAAGGCCTCGATAGAATCTGGAAGCTTAATATTTTTTCGGAGATATATCCTTAGTAAGAGCCCAAAAAGTGTCGATTGAATGAATCCAAAAGGCAGCATCGCAAAGTTGTGCTTATACTTTCTGGAACAcccgatatatataataaagtGCCTACTGCATTAGGGTTCTCCAACTCGGACCATGGCTTTTTCTATAAGCTCTACAGCAATACCGTGAAGCTAATGATAGCAACGTTCATGGTGGCCGAAGTGTGGTACATGATCACTTTCGCGTCCTCGCTGGACACCATCATCGAGCAGCTGAATGTCAGCCTCATACAAGTGATGGCTCTGTTTCGGTATAAGTACATGGTAAGTATATAAATGCAGAGGAGTTACGTTAGTTATTTCTAGTACTTTAAGATATTTAATATAGATTTTGTATTGAACTGGGAACATTATCATAGATATTCGATGCCAACTTTATGTAATTTCTTCAAAATATATTCTCAAATATTCTGGCATACCCCTACCCCCTACCACTCTCCTACAAtcaaattgaaattatttatttagcttCTAATAATGCTGTCAAGTTGCATTTGAGTAGAATTAATGCAAAATTAATGAAGtccttattattttaaaataaatgaaaaactcACAGACAAAATCAATTAGTCGACTGCTATTTTCAAAAtctttattctaaaataatgcATTCAGCGAATGCACGAGCACGTCTACAAGAACTTGGCAACGTCCATGCAGATCTCAAACCTAGACACGTCGACACCCGCGAGGAAAGCGCTGGTGGAGTACTGGATGGAGAAAAGCGAGACATACTTGAAGCTTATGCTGGGATTGGGCAGCCTGACACTAGCCGCATGGTACGAGGAacacataaatataaataaatatactgaCGAATTGAAAACCCACTTTTTTAAGTCGGTATGAAAATATACCTATCTATTTTCTGTCCGTCTACTGCCCACGCAGTTACAGTGTAATTTATTAAAACAGAAACGAAAATGTGAAAAGTACCGATTCTAGTCAAATAAAGCTTAACACAGATTTAACTTAAATCAATACTTTCAAGAGAACCAAGAAAATCTGCTCCGCGGCTACTTTTCAGACTTAATTTAAGTCCAGTCGCCAATTGTTttgaattgaattatttttctatttgcTTTGGAGTGTCGCCAAAATAACGAAGGCCTTCGTCAATGAAGATAGATTAAAATATTGTCACTTGCGTAGGCAATTTGAAATTCCGATTTAACATTCGAGGAATCAACATTCAAAAATAACACAGATATGTTTTCCCTCCCTGCCAGGTATGTTTACCCTTTGGTGGACGACATAGAATACAATCTAACCGTGAATCTGTGGCTAGGCGTGGACTGGCGCAGGTCCTCGCGGTATCCCATCGTGTACACCATTCACATCGTCGCCTTCCACTATACCGCCTTCTTCATAATGGTCAACGACGTCATCATGCAGGCGCACCTCATTCACCTCATTTGCCAGTATACGGTTCTGGCTGACTGCTTCGAGAATATTCTAGACGATTGCGAAAAGGACTTTAAAGGTAAATGAGCTGAGTTGTTTGCAAAGGGTGagtgatttagatttagatttatttatttcataatatcaaattacaatatagattattttacactaatctatacgaatttatattatgatcgtcaagtaggaaaataacaattgataatagttatgcaaatggcaagcaatacacaatttaaaaccattataagcaatcgattaattaactaaagtttttaacattgtcaaataatataaaaagaaaaataatataaaaaacaatgtcaatacgGCTAAGCGTGGATATCTCATAACGATCGTCAAATGAGTAAACATGACGGATTTGTACCTTAGATACGATCCTGGCTGATGTTTTAAGTGTCCGTGAATTACCATTGCTAATTGAGATTGGTCATCAACATGCTCTTGGATGGTGTAGTTTCATTTGAAAAgtaaatattagtaaatttaacAGAGTATCTCAATAAGGAAGGGTGCCTATAAAAAGAATCAGCAACACGAGCTTATCACTATCAATTAACAGTGTATGACTGTAATGTGAGATGTGAGTGAGTAACAGGTTGATGATCAAATTGGAAGCTGTCACTTGACTACTATAagtaataaaggaaaaaaatatatttgtgatgGTAAATAAAGATTTAGTTTATTGTGTATGCTAAATATCTTTTTTAGGTTTAAGCAGAGACCAACTTGTTCGTGACAGCAGCTTCAGAGAAGTCTATATTTCCCGGCTGGGCCTCCTGGTTGAACaacacaaaaatattttgatgtaaCTATTATACCTACTACTTAATTATAATATCCCATTGAAACcttcaaatacctacttacttctAAGTGAGGTGCCTACGGTTAATTAATCGGTTTACGTTTTATGTTTTCCTCACGTTCGGAATTTAATATTATCCATGACAAACAGTGGATCCACAAGCGGCACAAGTGGCACTAAAAGACAGGTCTTCATAAGGAAATTACAAAGGAAAATTAGCATTCACTTTAAATTAGATAACAGAGCTAATTATGAATCTAGTAACTCAAAAGTCAAATCCGTccaataaaattatgctaataaCCTAGATAAATCATGGCAAAACTTTATACTTAATAAGATTTGTCAAACTTGATGAGCTTAAAGTGTTTATCCCAATTTTGGACACTTAAATAATTTAGAGTTTCACGTCTAATAGAATTATATAGTTAATGTAACGTAGAGCCTTCCCTATCCCTATACTAGTTTTTTTAACAACCGAACACTCTGTAGGTATAAATCGTGAGATCTCTTTTTCAATTGTAAGTTTAGGAGGAAATTTGCAACTGCCAATTAATTTTATAACAGTAAAGCAGCtctgcagttgccatccgaacgtcgtcttgtaaatataaatatctgggagaccgagctttgttcggaaataatatacaaactaaaaaaatgcgcgtttttccagaaataagacctagctagatcgatttaacGTCCCcgaaacccccatatagcaaattttatcgaaatcgttagagccgttttcaagatccccgaaatatatatatataaataaacaagaatttgtATCGGTACAGCAGCAACAACAGCATACTTACCCGAGGATGACAGCGAGCGTCTTCAGCGCTTATATTTTACGGTTCAAAACGCTTCATACTTTAATATTCACTTATAACTTCAGGCACACTATGGAGCTCCGTAAGACCATCAGCCCACCGATGTTGGGACAAATGGCGGCAAGCGGCTTGCAAATTTGTTTCGCGGGTTATCAAGTCGCGATGGTAAGAGTTTATTAAACTGTGTTCGTAAATTAAATGCCtgtgtattttaataatatttcgcTACATCCATGTTATACCAAGGCTTTGCTATAAACTTGTTTCCCTGAAACATATggtataatagtacattactacagaggccgggacgaaaggggttgccggccgaagacatatagacggccgagcgaagcgaggtcgggtataggtctgagcgcgggcaaccccatttcccgccgaggtatgtatagtgcttttctcaaacatgcaatgaaataaataaaataaaaaatccacgaaacccaagttttatttatagaaaaaactaaaagtaaagtacacccaaaatataaccaacacgtacctatatcattatcacgcgtatgttttacacgagtcgtgtatttttactacccgtatagtttcatgtatctttgattttttcgccttgtatccgtctgactgtcgttttcgtcacataagtttacattgtctttcatgttgatatcatgtttcacatacatcgttgctttatgcacggagtaaataagtataatttccacagtgttgacgaatttgtagttacatccatttaaaatatgccacaaaactgtttctaataaactgtaagccatttttcttagtttctcaaataataaaattgccataagcaaccatatacatacttcgtctttgacttggcggcagaggcagcaagttattaaaatcaattctgcttacgctgccaattccaacgcctacgattacaattaatattaatttcattatttcgtcggaactcatattaaagtcaaaaaatcaacaacgtaccataaatccaataaaacagaatgaatatttttcacctttacctccataacaatttaaaaaatataactacgcgtgtttgagtagacctttttaccgctaacgtttagatgaaatattttaaatgtttttatttgtgtagttaaatttataatttaaaattatagaatgtattatttattaagttcatgttgattttatacaaataaaactgcaaattatagcaaacattgttttttgttttttttttttttttataggcgtagtggcagagtgtcattacgaaccataaagcaaatactgcctctaattttttttaatggatgaatgccacgatgctgtgtcacaaatatctgtgaaatgaaaattaaaaaagaggactttgccggcctaggcctgcaagatgtgtatgaaattccattaacgaccttttgtcctagccgcacctgaaacgtcatacttcgcagcctattataaggaacataacatcaatatttcattgcatgtttgagaaaaaaatagTATGTCGTAGTCTCTGTATTATATGCAACTTGGACACGAGTTTTCGCATTTTCCGGTCAACGCTTGGATGCGACACGGGCAACTGTATATGTCTGTAGGTATCTGGCACAAACAAAATAGTTATAGTTAGTCGTTTTTAAACAGCtggtgtaaaaatattttgactttGAACCTAACGTAACCTCCGAAATTGGATACCcaataataatagaggtcattACAAATTCGGTATCCCCAATTTTCATTAGCCTTAAAATCTTTTATATTCGGTGTCCGTATTCTTTCCCCTATTTTCCTGATATTCATAACTTTTCTTTCTGTCTAGTGAAACAAGGAACCAAAATTagaaaagtgcgattatcttgaaaaccacgaaacttttactagacctatatgtgcattttctggaccagcttAAGGTGCCCTGTCGGTGGTTAGAAGGTTATCCGTTAATTACTGGGCATCCTGTATAGGACAACGACTTAAAATAACAAACCTTTAAGTTCTAACTGTCCTTATATAGGGTGattcaccctgtatacatattattatgacaTTAGAAACATAGATATTATTTTCAGACGTTGACCGTGAGTTTCATTAAGTTCTTCATGAGTCTGCTGTTCCTCGGCTACAACTTGTTCGAGCTGTTCGTAGTCTGTCGGTGGTGCGATGAGATTAAAATTCAGGTAAGACACCTgttattaagtatatttaataaacttaatACTAATGTACTGCCGTTAGAGTACgtttataaaaaatcattattactCTACCCCAGtattataatagtattatgacGAGTATTGAAGTATGGTATACTTTAATAGTGAATACCTAAAATTACCAACGCAAAAACGGCCAAAGAGATTTTTTAAGTTACATTTGGCTTACAAATACCTAGCAGAAACCACTATAAAAATATGGCAAGCCTGAATAGCGCAACTAGCCATAAATTCCGGTACATAGATAGTTTATAGACTTTATAGGATTCTGCTTATTAAACCATAAAAAAGATTCAAACAAAACGCTATTTGTGCTAGTGGAAGACGATTTTAAGTGTCCGACGCCTATGAAATAGGTACTATAGTCTACGAGTAAGTCTATGGCTTCTGGCCGAAAGATGTCGTGTTTCGGAGaatccggggcaaactgccgaatccgacacaagagcaaccgatgcaacggagccacgccgttttgtcgactaaatagtgtttagctttaagtttataaaatacataagtacagtaaagggccaaAAAGAATGCACATCGAGCTTTAGAAAGAGGCAATCGGCTAATTTCGACTTCGTATAGCGATATCTGTGTCGCACACACCATGACGTTTGTTTTGTCAGTCATGGTTCAAATGCGAGAGAGTGCAGTCGCCTATCTAAGTCAATATATATATAGAGCTGCAAAAAccctataaaattaaatttgtacTATGGCATCTATAGGGAAAAAAGGTAAGCCGTTACTCTACCAGTCACGCGAAATTATCCAcaatgtttataaatattttttatctgaaGCCAACCAGTTTAAAAAGCATGAGGATGTTaatgtaagtaattattttaagaAGGTTCAACAGAGAGTTGCAGATGCCACTGGAATTTCAAGAAGAACTTTGAACAATTTATTAAACGACGTCGGCACTGGCactgataatacacattccagtGGAACAAAATCCAGCTCTCGAAAAAATGGGAGACCAAAAAAACAATTTCGTTTATGATTTGATTATGATGTTGTTAGAAGAATGGTGTACGATTTTCATCTGCGTTACAAAGAACTGCCGACAGTAAAATCATTAAAAGCTAAATTATCTGAGGCTATTAATTATAATGGGTCTGTAAAGACGTTGAGAAAAATTCTTTATGAAATGGGATTTGAGTTCACTAAAATGAAAGACAACAGAAAAGTGCTAATGGAAAAGCAAGATGTAGCTCTCAAACGAATTGAATATCTGGACAAAATACGCGAATTTCGCGAAGcaggaaaaaatattatctatatggACGAGTCCTACATACATACAACCCACACTAAAGGAAAAACTTGGAGTGACGATAAGCAAATAGGAGTAAAAAAACCGATTTCAAAAGGTCAACGTTTGATAATTGTTCACGCAGGTAACGAAAAAGGCTTTGTACCAGGAGCCTTTTTAACGTATAAATCCACGAACACTAAAGGTGATTATCACAACGAAATGAATAACGACAACTACGAGAAGTGGCTGGTTAATCAATTAATTCCAAATATACCTAGTAATTCTGTTCTGGTTATCGACAACGCACCCTATCACAATAAATATGTTGAAAGACCCCCCAACTCAAACACCAATAAACCGGAAATGATCAATTGGTTACAAAGACACGAAATTCCAGTTGATCATAAATTAACAAAACCCcagatatataatattatatgtcaGCACAAGGACAGATTTACAGAGTTTTCCGTGGACAAGATACTAGCCGAACATGGGCACACTGTGTTGCGATTGCCACCGTACCATCCGGATTTTAATCCAATTGAAAATATATGGTCTCAACTAAAAGGCTATGTAGCCGCGAGAAATGTGGATATGAATTTAAGTTCAATAAAGACATTATTAACTGAAAAAGTAAACATGATCGGGGCTGATGAGTGGAAAAAGGTTTGCAATCATGCGATCAAATGCGAGAATGAATATCGAGGAATTCAACACGCTATGGACGACAGAATAGATAGATTGGATAGGCTAGTAATAAATACAGCTGATAGTGGCAGTGACACAGACCTCAATGAGAGCACAGATAGTGAAATGGAAGGAATTGAATATacatgattttgtttttattataattccGTATTTTTCCCCGTGCGGTGTTCGATTAGAATAACGCCAACCTTTTCTTTCCTGGGGTGTCGCATAAGTCGACTAAAGGTACAGGGTTAAACCGTGTTGTGGCCGATGGCCTAGCAATTTGTCATTACAATATTACACTTTTTGTCGatcttatataaaatatatatttatgaagATTATTTTTCCCTAACAAGAATATAgcaataattaaaaatagttaCATCGTGTTTTACAGCTCTATATATTTCACGtgaaatcaaaacaaaacaacaatAAAGTATTTAGTTCTAAATTCAAATTCTGATAAATGACTAACCTAATAATTGATGTACATGGAAATGAGCATTCGTTTGTATTCGGAAATGCGATGATTGCCGATGTGCATTATTTATGGCCGTTTActtatgttagtctgtaaggtatttgtaatatgggccttgttgcctgattgaaatttctaaataaataaatagcagcatatatgatgatattGTCATCAatgtcacatattttattttatgtcagAGCGAGAACATCAGCAACGCGCTGTACTGCTCAGGCTGGGAGTGCGGGGTGGCTACCATGGCAGGAGTGCGCGCGCGCCTCATGCTGGTCGCCACGCGGGCCTCTAAGCCGATCGTGCTCACTGCGGGCGGCATCACAGAACTATCGCTCAACTCCTACTCTAACGTATGTGCCGCGTCAGTGTTTTATATGTCAGAACCAGAACATCAACTCGTTGTCCGCTCGGTCTGGAATGGATAGCCAGTAACTCCTACTTTATCGTTTGTTCCGCGTCAATCGGCATGCGCTATCTTTCTACGTCAGTCGGGTCAGTCCCTCACTGCCCAGGCTCGTGGTCTAGATGGCATTATAATACTAGGCTCCACCAATTGTATGTAACCATTGCATCTTTGCTTTGGGATACCCGCGTCAGTACTTTATATGTCAGAACCAGAACATCAATTCTCTGTGCCAGTAACTCCTACTCAATCGTTTGTGCCGCGTCAATCGGCATGCGCTAGTCCCTCACTGCTCAGGATCGTCAGGTCTAGGTGGATATATATCCACCTATTATATATTACTAGGATTCACCAATGTATGTAATCATTGCATCCTTGCGGTGCTGTGCGCTGTCTTAAAATCAGGGACAGCAATTTTTGAGCAACCGCTCATTTTTATACCAACTGGTATAATTATTCTTTAAAATGTAATGACGATAACGATTCGTAATTTGAATTAGGCCATATGAACGTTTGAATATATTAAGCCCTAGAATTGTCAATAGCGTCGTGTAACACATTGTAATATGAGTAGATATAAATATGCCGGAAGCTTTATACGatgcaaatataaatatgtaatattggaaaaatcttaaaataactttattatttttacattttcagtTGGTGAAGACTTCATACAGTGCTCTTACAGTTTTACTTGGAATGCGTCACGAGTAAACAGCAGATAGTTTAGAATAATTCGACCGTAGCTAAAGTTTGAACAGGGAAACTGTTCTAGATCATTCACAATCTACTTTTCAGTCGCAAAAGACACCTGTCATCAATGAATTCCACTCATTACATTATCTCACAAAAATGACATGAAGAACACAAAACACGTAAAAATGGCACCTcctatatttttatgtaaattggGACCAATTGTAAGACACTTATTTACATCTGCACAAAACAATTTGGAATAATGTTAGTGAACGTGGTCTCGTCCGAATACTAATTATAAATGCTGGAAGTGGACTCGGGCCTCAAAGTCGGAGGGACAACTGAAGTGAACACATCGCGCCATATTAGTTCAGACAAGATGAATGTCGTCGGATACTTGATTACGCTTGCTAATCTCCAGGTAAATATATAAgtagttgaaaattattaatcTGACCGTTCACAACTATGAGCTTTCATGGTCCTAAAAGATCAACTTAAAAAAAACGACTATGCAATGCGTTACTTTACCAGTGCCTAAGAGGTACCTATttacgtatttaaataaaatataatgaatGTGAATTATGTTTTGTTGAAAATTGATAATTGATATACTTAGTATCTTTGTAAATATTGTTAATGAACGTTATCGAATTAGCGTTTTCCTATAATGAGTGTGGTTGAATATTTGTAAATAGGGTAGAGTTAGGTACTTTTGAATTGCTTATAATAAGGTTTTAGTGACATCAACTTAAACTTGAAGACCTTTAAAGATTAGGGCATCGTGCTCTCATATAATTTTTGTGCAACCGAGATGTAGGTGCAACTGAGAGTGATGTCAAATCAAACCATGATTTGGTTTTGAAGTTACGAGCatgatttcaatttcaatataagtaaaaaaaggctCGAAAAGTATTTTCGTTTATaggtaaaatacttacttacttgtttgacaagggggcaaagttgttgtttaaatcCTCTTGCAAATAGCAACCGAGCAAgcgaaaaaattcaaaattgaaAAGTAAAATCTTGAgctaaacacaatattttatGGGTCCCAGGCCTGAATTAAACgtatgtttaatttaatttaaaaaacttattttttatgacattacaaatcaaatccaaataaatgctataaaatatttatcattaattCATTTCATCCCTTAAAATTCAATGCCGCCAGCCAACATGAGGAAGCAACTCAAATATTGCATCTAATTACTATGTTACTCTTGTAGACAAAATGCATCTTTCTCAACggtttttttatgaataaagagAGGCCTTGCGAGGTGTCTTGAAAATAAGGTTTTGCTTTTCAGAGTTTCCCAAACTCTGGTGGACCACTAAAGGACTTGTCCATACGAGTGAGCGAAGTGCAGACACTTGCAAACTAGTTGAGGAACCACCCCGAGTTCACCCTTGAGGGCTTCAGACAGACCGGCTACTACCAGGTTGGCAACATCGGCAAGTACTTGTCTCAGAACCTGCGCAACTATCTCTTCCACGGCAACGTGAATCCTAAAGAAGATGGCGTCATTCTGACTCTTAACTACTCCAACCGAACTCCAGCGCCACAAGGCTCCATCACTGACCAAAAAGACGGGACCCTGTCTTACTACGTACATAAAACTGAGGATCTTAATAAGGACGAAAGGCAGAACCTCTACAGGTACTTGGATACTATCAAAGGATACAAGCGCAACAAAAGAGCTGTGTTTGACATGGTGAATTAACGTCACGTAGAGCTAGAATCTGTTTTAAAA
Protein-coding sequences here:
- the LOC134792187 gene encoding uncharacterized protein LOC134792187 isoform X1 codes for the protein MVLLKSLWRAITHTKALEDSSGEMETTFFETVYRITYIAGFSNSDHGFFYKLYSNTVKLMIATFMVAEVWYMITFASSLDTIIEQLNVSLIQVMALFRYKYMRMHEHVYKNLATSMQISNLDTSTPARKALVEYWMEKSETYLKLMLGLGSLTLAAWYVYPLVDDIEYNLTVNLWLGVDWRRSSRYPIVYTIHIVAFHYTAFFIMVNDVIMQAHLIHLICQYTVLADCFENILDDCEKDFKGLSRDQLVRDSSFREVYISRLGLLVEQHKNILMHTMELRKTISPPMLGQMAASGLQICFAGYQVAMTLTVSFIKFFMSLLFLGYNLFELFVVCRWCDEIKIQSENISNALYCSGWECGVATMAGVRARLMLVATRASKPIVLTAGGITELSLNSYSNLVKTSYSALTVLLGMRHE
- the LOC134792187 gene encoding uncharacterized protein LOC134792187 isoform X3; this encodes MHEHVYKNLATSMQISNLDTSTPARKALVEYWMEKSETYLKLMLGLGSLTLAAWYVYPLVDDIEYNLTVNLWLGVDWRRSSRYPIVYTIHIVAFHYTAFFIMVNDVIMQAHLIHLICQYTVLADCFENILDDCEKDFKGLSRDQLVRDSSFREVYISRLGLLVEQHKNILMHTMELRKTISPPMLGQMAASGLQICFAGYQVAMTLTVSFIKFFMSLLFLGYNLFELFVVCRWCDEIKIQSENISNALYCSGWECGVATMAGVRARLMLVATRASKPIVLTAGGITELSLNSYSNLVKTSYSALTVLLGMRHE
- the LOC134792187 gene encoding uncharacterized protein LOC134792187 isoform X2, which codes for MVLLKSLWRAITHTKALEDSSGEMETTFFETVYRITYIAGFSNSDHGFFYKLYSNTVKLMIATFMVAEVWYMITFASSLDTIIEQLNVSLIQVMALFRYKYMRMHEHVYKNLATSMQISNLDTSTPARKALVEYWMEKSETYLKLMLGLGSLTLAAWYVYPLVDDIEYNLTVNLWLGVDWRRSSRYPIVYTIHIVAFHYTAFFIMVNDVIMQAHLIHLICQYTVLADCFENILDDCEKDFKGLSRDQLVRDSSFREVYISRLGLLVEQHKNILMHTMELRKTISPPMLGQMAASGLQICFAGYQVAMSENISNALYCSGWECGVATMAGVRARLMLVATRASKPIVLTAGGITELSLNSYSNLVKTSYSALTVLLGMRHE